Proteins from one Penicillium digitatum chromosome 2, complete sequence genomic window:
- a CDS encoding Protein yop1 — MASFQERAQHSIAQLDKELSKYPVLANLERQTNVPKVYVVLGLVGIYFFLVFFNIAGEFLVNFAGFLVPGYYSLQALFTSSTKDDTQWLTYWVVFAFLTVIESAISAAYWFPFYYIFKFVLIMWMALPQTSGAQIVFHSFLQPVVGRFFSNNGTSSNLRAQAEAASKAHST, encoded by the exons ATGGCCTCTTTCCAGGAGCGTGCCCAGCACTCTATCGCTCAGCTTGACAAGGAG ctctccaagtacccTGTCCTTGCCAACCTTGAGCGTCAGACCAATGTCCCCAAGGTCTATGTCGTCCTGGGCCTTGTTGGAATCTACTTCTTCCTGGTCTTCTTTAACATCGCGGGCGAGTTCCTCGTCAACTTTGCTGGTTTCCTGGTCCCCGGTTACTACTCCCTGCAGGCGCTCTTCACCTCGAGCACCAAGGACGACACCCAG TGGCTCACG TACTGGGTTGTCTTCGCCTTCCTGACGGTCATTGAGAGCGCTATCAGCGCCGCTTACTGGTTCC CCTTCTACTACATCTTCAAGTTCGTCCTGATCATGTGGATGGCTCTTCCCCAGACCAG CGGTGCCCAAATTGTCTTCCACTCCTTCCTCCAGCCCGTGGTTGGCCGCTTCTTCTCCAACAACGGTACCTCCTCCAACCTCCGTGCTCAGGCCGAGGCTGCGAGCAAGGCCCACTCCACCTAA
- a CDS encoding Autophagy-related protein 1010: protein MAGMEPRKTPPEYFLEIFADTTHVRDVLKGVLNLIFFHRYFPSIRPVTFDVLDFTLPAINDADLETLIESRVSTLVRQHLSSAAGGQDGQIVGGGGGVRGRIAVEFYEKKRRRSGHWFGGLTGKGEEEVCWEIWTLDVTIATPRTESERAKVRKAMGNMLQKAALKILSVVNRDKDHIPPITTSDSNPFPYRIVVNPRADGWGNRIRLY, encoded by the exons ATGGCGGGGATGGAGCCCCGCAAAACCCCTCCGGAGTACTTCCTGGAGATCTTCGCTGACACCACCCATGTGCGAGACGTACTGAAGG GTGTCCTGAACCTCATCTTTTTCCACCGTTACTTCCCTTCTATCCGGCCGGTCACCTTTGATGTGCTTGATTTCACACTCCCCGCTATAAATGATGCAGATCTAGAGACACTAATTGAATCGCGCGTATCGACTCTGGTCCGGCAGCATCTGTCCTCCGCAGCCGGCGGGCAGGATGGCCAGATCGTCGGAGGGGGCGGGGGCGTCCGAGGGCGGATTGCAGTCGAGTTCTACGAGAAGAAACGGCGTCGCTCGGGGCACTGGTTCGGTGGACTGACAGGGAAAGGCGAGGAAGAGGTGTGCTGGGAGATTTGGACACTTGATGTGACTATCGCAACACCGCGCACTGAGTCCG AACGAGCCAAGGTGCGCAAGGCAATGGGAAACATGTTGCAAAAGGCAGCTTTGAAAATCTTGAGCGTTGTAAATCGAGATAAAGATCATATTCCGCCCATCACCACTAGCGATTCCAATCCGTTCCCCTACCGGATTGTCGTCAACCCTCGCGCTGATGGCTGGGGAAATCGCATAAGGCTCTACTGA
- a CDS encoding Peroxin 3, producing MIGATRRWFQRNRKGLAIGAGVIGAGYLAGQYVLSKISEARERMSSDRIARENLRRRFEQNQSDCTYTVLALLPTATENIIDALPVEELTKELQQKRAERLARLSAGEATGSDQSSVSPSLPDDDRRSLSSFQSEGYLHASQVGDSSLNLDGRPRPKRNKTQLWNEVKISSVTRSFTMIYTLSLLTIFTHIQLNLLGRRNYLSSVISLATPPANTSTIRLEDHDDELTQTLGDDFETNRRYLAFSWWLLHRGWKDLMGRVQTAVEELFGPLNPREDISLAKLSELTLQIRKRVEGSTEDERRSQRWLSCLLPPAEDEEHVLRESGVEGVADPSSSQTATKLRQLLDETADLIDSPSFSLVLTLLNNEGFSTLIDQKCAADAFKTFTSAPETTLQSFDSIATVVPLAANSERKTKLANLLAVMTRQAHVIGNGVHPPNEYLVAMDQNVRELEAFSAVVYSSNFDLELLGVKNETASTRETDVIDNEIASSSSPQGIIEKEVEADLKAGSTEPQSRSSLPEETVFNEPEPLADSAFEEAWGKATDDENTSQTEETQPTQ from the exons ATGATCGGTGCGACGAGGCGCTGGTTCCAGCGCAATCGCAAAGGTCTTGCAATCGGGGCTGGGGTGATAGGAGCCGGTTACTTGGCCGGGCAATATGTGCTGTCCAAGATCTCCGAGGCACGGGAGCGCATGAGCAGTGATCGGATTGCTCGCGAAAA TCTCCGCCGACGATTCGAACAAAACCAGTCTGATTGCACATACACTGTCCTTGCCTTATTGCCGACCGCCACCGAGAATATTATTGATGCCCTCCCGGTTGAGGAGTTGACCAAGGAGCTGCAGCAGAAGCGAGCAGAGAGGTTGGCTCGGCTGAGTGCAGGGGAGGCAACTGGGTCCGATCAGAGCTCAGTGTCCCCGAGTCTACCGGACGATGATCGAAGGAGCCTCTCTAGTTTCCAGAGTGAGGGATATTTGCACGCAAGCCAGGTCGGGGACTCTTCTTTGAACTTAGACGGACGACCTCGGCCTAAACGGAACAAGACACAGCTGTGGAATGAGGTGAAAATATCCT CTGTCACTCGGTCTTTTACTATGATCTACACTCTTTCCTTACTTACTATCTTCACTCACATCCAACTCAACTTACTCGGCCGTCGGAACTACCTATCAAGCGTGATTTCCCTTGCTACACCACCTGCCAACACCTCGACAATCCGTCTTGAAGACCACGATGATGAACTCACTCAAACATTgggcgatgactttgagACCAACCGACGTTACCTCGCCTTTAGTTGGTGGCTGCTTCACCGTGGATGGAAGGACCTAATGGGACGAGTGCAAACAGctgtggaggaattgtttgGACCTTTGAATCCACGCGAGGATATTAGTTTGGCCAAACTTTCTGAGTTGACCTTGCAAATCCGAAAGAGGGTGGAAGGCAGTACCGAGGACGAGCGACGATCTCAGAGGTGGCTTTCGTGCTTGCTTCCCCCGGCAGAGGACGAGGAGCATGTCTTACGCGAGTCGGGCGTGGAAGGCGTAGCTGACCCGTCCTCCTCCCAGACAGCAACGAAACTGCGACAACTTCTAGATGAGACAGCAGATTTGATTGACTCTCCGTCTTTCTCCCTCGTCCTCACACTTCTTAACAACGAGGGATTCTCAACCCTTATCGATCAAAAATGTGCTGCTGACGCCTTCAAGACGTTCACCTCCGCACCAGAGACTACCTTGCAGTCCTTCGATTCAATTGCCACTGTTGTGCCCCTGGCTGCTAACTCCGAGCGCAAGACAAAGCTTGCCAACCTCCTGGCCGTCATGACTCGCCAGGCACATGTGATTGGCAATGGTGTCCACCCACCTAATGAGTATCTGGTCGCCATGGACCAGAACGTGCGTGAGCTCGAAGCCTTCTCTGCCGTGGTCTACAGTTCGAACTTTGACCTCGAGCTTCTTGGTGTCAAGAACGAAACGGCATCGACCAGAGAGACAGATGTGATCGATAATGAAATTGCCTCATCGTCTTCCCCCCAAGGTATCATAGAGAAGGAAGTTGAAGCTGATTTAAAGGCGGGGAGCACCGAGCCACAATCACGCAGTTCCCTTCCCGAGGAAACAGTCTTCAATGAGCCTGAGCCTTTGGCGGACTCAGCCTTTGAGGAGGCTTGGGGCAAGGCCACGGATGACGAGAACACCTCCCAAACAGAGGAAACCCAGCCGACCCAATAA
- a CDS encoding Chromatin assembly factor 1 subunit A, putative, translating to MQSAPSFPAPPSSGPRKRSIHDVDDANLPPPNVKRPLTGFAGRNQENLDPSIPSQPDDTIPPPVEIKRNLPPPPSVEIVMRRTLRKQDEAGTGGLTSAPTNTASNPEPDAPSSKKRKVVSAGTDSKQQEKEAKERQKAEEKAKKEEEKLKKEEEKAKREEERRFKAEEKKKRDAERDEEKRHREDEKRKKDAQREEDRKQRDEKKKAKEDEKAAREEEKRKKDEEKEKKTRSQMKLNSFFTKPPGPSASSGQVIAAPSPKKASITADFARETRAVQSDYEREFPAFFLQSHTVVAPPHRFERDSGALKHVRESIDRCLRNESSIQMHPFRPSEVFQIIPFHRGRQPSSSVRDILFQLNKSEDTPQPTQDQSKMPSQMPQELLRKVTMKSLKFGEDIRPPYQGTFTRRVSELSTRRLARNPYYRGLPDTDYDYDSEAEWEEPEEGEELDSEEEDEGSDEGEDDLEGFLDDEDDALAEGKRRLIVGDLEPVSTGIKWATNGVEPEMEVYRMQPISDAVKFPIDPFSTAYWEKPNPVDQVAAKARPVTAIDGFLVPAVPKPVVTGSGLPPTSKAKRPFPPDQLAEFKDAVEGSDLSKIGLVEILKKRFPKVSKDTLKATLDQVAARVGQKEVDKKWVCR from the exons ATGCAGTCGGCCCCGTCCTTTCCTGCACCACCTTCATCCGGTCCCCGAAAACGCTCAATTCACGATGTTGATGATGCCAACCTGCCCCCGCCAAATGTGAAGCGACCATTGACTGGGTTCGCCGGCAGAAATCAAGAAAACCTTGATCCATCTATCCCCTCCCAGCCTGACGACACTATCCCCCCGCCAGTTGAAATCAAGCGTAATCTTCCACCTCCCCCCTCGGTCGAAATCGTGATGAGACGAACACTACGTAAACAAGATGAAGCTGGTACTGGGGGATTAACTTCGGCTCCTACCAACACTGCTTCCAATCCCGAGCCTGATGCCCCGTCCTCTAAGAAGCGCAAGGTAGTCTCTGCTGGCACAGATTCCAAgcaacaagaaaaagaagctaAAGAGCGCCAAAAGGCCGAGGAGAAGGcaaagaaggaggaggagaagctgaagaaagaagaagaaaaggccaaaagagaagaagagaggcGTTTCAAGgcggaagaaaaaaagaagcgcGATGCCGAGCGCGACGAAGAGAAACGTCACAGGGAGGACGAAAAGCGCAAAAAGGACGCCCAACGTGAAGAAGATCGCAAGCAGCGagatgagaagaaaaaggccaAGGAGGACGAAAAGGCTGctagagaagaagagaagcgCAAAAAGgacgaggagaaggagaagaagacgcGG TCACAAATGAAATTGAACTCTTTTTTCACTAAACCACCGGGACCTTCCGCTTCATCGGGGCAGGTGATCGCCGCTCCTTCGCCTAAGAAGGCATCCATCACAGCCGATTTCGCTCGCGAAACTCGTGCCGTGCAGTCAGACTATGAGCGAGAGTTTCCTGCCTTCTTCCTACAATCCCATACCGTTGTGGCACCTCCTCATCGGTTTGAGCGTGATTCCGGTGCGCTCAAGCACGTGCGAGAATCCATCGATAGATGTCTACGCAACGAAAGTTCAATCCAAATGCATCCATTCCGCCCATCAGAAGTCTTCCAGATAATCCCCTTCCATCGTGGGCGTCAGCCATCGAGTTCTGTGAGGGACATACTGTTTCAACTAAATAAATCTGAAGACACACCTCAGCCTACTCAAGACCAGAGCAAAATGCCGTCTCAGATGCCACAAGAACTTCTACGCAAGGTCACGATGAAGTCCCTCAAGTTTGGCGAGGATATCCGCCCTCCCTATCAAGGAACTTTCACTCGTCGCGTGTCTGAGTTATCCACAAGAAGACTTGCGCGAAATCCCTATTACCGAGGGCTGCCGGATACCGATTATGATTATGATTCCGAGGCGGAATGGGAAGAACCCGAAGAAGGCGAGGAACTGGActctgaagaagaagatgaaggcaGTGATGAAGGTGAAGATGATCTCGAAGGGTTTTtagatgacgaggatgatgctCTTGCCGAGGGTAAACGCCGTCTCATCGTTGGTGATTTAGAACCTGTCTCTACCGGAATCAAGTGGGCTACCAATGGAGTCGAGCCTGAAATGGAGGTCTATCGGATGCAGCCTATATCTGATGCGGTCAAGTTCCCTATCGACCCCTTCTCGACTGCATACTGGGAGAAACCCAATCCTGTGGATCAAGTAGCTGCGAAAGCGCGACCTGTGACAGCCATAGACGGCTTCCTTGTTCCTGCAGTCCCTAAACCAGTGGTGACGGGCAGTGGTTTACCTCCCACTTCGAAAGCGAAACGGCCATTCCCGCCAGACCAACTTGCTGAATTCAAGGATGCAGTTGAAGGCAGTGATCTGAGTAAGATAGGGTTGGTCGAGATCTTAAAGAAACG ATTTCCCAAAGTGTCCAAGGATACACTGAAAGCCACCCTTGATCAGGTTGCTGCTCGTGTGGGGCAAAAAGAAGTTGACAAGAAATGGGTTTGTCGGTGA